A genomic region of Eucalyptus grandis isolate ANBG69807.140 chromosome 5, ASM1654582v1, whole genome shotgun sequence contains the following coding sequences:
- the LOC104447449 gene encoding L-type lectin-domain containing receptor kinase IV.1-like → MFVNILVLVSLPAVLAYARATSFLYNRFAIGELSLDGMAWVNPHGLLSMGYDVRQNMENMGHAFHPKPVQFKNSPNSSVSSFSATFVFAIRPRHRTLSGHGIVFVVTPQRGLPGSLPSQYLGMFNKTNNGNATNHVFGVEFDTTQGSEFQDIDSNHVGINLNGLKSAMSAPAGYYADGGKFKNLTLISGKAMQAWVDYDGTEKKINVTLAPIKVQKPDTPLLSLTRDLTSVINEDMYVGFSSSAGWVQTSYYVLGWSFRVNGKAEALALSRLPKLPQIGKKDMSKVLTIGLPWVVLFLISILILSVIYVMRRKRKFAEVLEDWERDYGPHRFKYKDLYIATKGFREQELLGTGGFGRVYRGNLPTSNIEIAVKRVSHESRQGMREFIAEIISIGRLRHRNIVSLLGYCRRKGELLLVYDYMSNGSLDKYLYNQPKITLNWRQRFRVIKGVASGLLYLHEGWEQVVIHRDIKASNILLDADLNGRLGDFGLARLYNHGADPQTTHVAGTLGYLAPEHMRTGKASRSTDLFAFGVFLLEVACGRRPIQNRDAEDMILVDWVFSCWDRGAILEARDPKLGAEFVEEEMELVLKLGLMCSHPEPLMRPSIRQVLHYLEGDIPMPELSSIGSRLTFGHHEGFDDLAMSPSSMEKAFQQSSSVVESLLSGGR, encoded by the coding sequence ATGTTCGTCAATATTCTTGTTCTGGTTTCTCTGCCAGCCGTTTTGGCTTACGCTCGAGCGACCAGTTTCCTGTACAACCGTTTCGCAATAGGAGAGCTGAGTCTCGATGGGATGGCCTGGGTCAACCCCCATGGCCTCCTGAGTATGGGCTACGACGTCAGACAGAATATGGAGAATATGGGCCACGCCTTCCATCCCAAGCCAGTCCAGTTCAAGAACTCGCCAAACAGCTCCGTCTCTTCCTTCTCTGCCACGTTCGTCTTTGCGATCCGACCTCGGCATAGGACTCTGAGCGGCCATGGGATCGTCTTCGTGGTCACGCCCCAGAGAGGCCTCCCGGGGTCCCTGCCTAGCCAATACCTTGGCATGTTCAACAAAACTAACAATGGCAACGCCACCAATCATGTGTTCGGAGTGGAATTCGACACGACCCAGGGCAGCGAATTTCAGGATATCGACAGTAATCACGTGGGAATCAACTTGAACGGGTTGAAATCAGCAATGTCAGCTCCAGCGGGGTATTATGCAGATGGGGGGAAGTTCAAGAACTTGACTCTAATAAGCGGTAAAGCAATGCAAGCCTGGGTGGACTACGATGGCACGGAAAAAAAGATCAATGTTACATTGGCTCCGATCAAAGTGCAAAAGCCAGACACTCCCCTTCTGTCTCTTACACGGGATCTCACGTCGGTTATCAACGAGGACATGTATGTTGGCTTCTCATCATCGGCCGGTTGGGTCCAAACTTCTTACTATGTTCTGGGGTGGAGCTTCAGGGTAAATGGAAAGGCTGAGGCACTTGCCCTGTCCCGACTTCCTAAGCTTCCTCAGATCGGTAAAAAGGATATGTCGAAGGTACTGACTATTGGGCTGCCATGGGTGGTTCTTTTCCTCATATCAATCCTGATCTTGAGCGTAATTTATGTGATGAGAAGGAAACGGAAATTTGCCGAGGTGCTCGAAGATTGGGAGAGGGACTACGGCCCGCACCGGTTCAAGTACAAGGACCTTTATATTGCGACAAAAGGATTCCGGGAGCAAGAGCTATTAGGGACTGGTGGGTTTGGTCGGGTCTATAGAGGAAACTTACCCACATCGAACATAGAGATAGCGGTGAAGAGGGTCTCACATGAATCGAGACAAGGTATGAGAGAATTCATAGCGGAGATCATCAGCATTGGTCGGCTACGTCACCGCAACATAGTGTCGCTCCTCGGTTACTGCCGTCGGAAAGGGGAGCTGCTCTTGGTTTACGATTACATGAGCAATGGGAGCCTCGACAAGTACCTCTATAACCAACCAAAGATCACCCTCAATTGGAGGCAAAGATTTAGGGTGATCAAAGGAGTGGCATCTGGGCTGCTTTATCTGCATGAAGGCTGGGAGCAAGTCGTGATCCACAGAGATATAAAGGCGAGTAACATCTTGCTAGATGCTGACCTAAATGGAAGACTTGGAGATTTTGGGCTTGCGAGACTATACAACCATGGAGCCGACCCTCAAACGACTCACGTCGCAGGAACGCTTGGTTATCTCGCCCCCGAACACATGCGAACTGGCAAAGCCAGTAGGAGTACGGACTTGTTCGCATTCGGAGTGTTTTTGCTTGAGGTTGCCTGCGGGAGAAGGCCGATCCAGAACCGGGATGCGGAGGACATGATATTGGTGGACTGGGTATTTTCTTGCTGGGACAGAGGTGCCATTCTCGAGGCAAGAGATCCGAAGTTGGGGGCGGAGTTTGTCGAAGAAGAGATGGAATTGGTGCTGAAGCTTGGGTTGATGTGTTCCCACCCCGAGCCGCTGATGAGGCCAAGCATCCGTCAAGTTTTGCATTACTTGGAGGGTGATATTCCAATGCCGGAGTTGTCGTCCATCGGCAGCAGGTTAACATTCGGTCATCACGAAGGTTTTGATGATTTGGCCATGTCTCCGTCCTCCATGGAAAAGGCATTTCAGCAATCATCTTCTGTCGTAGAATCGCTTCTCTCAGGTGGGCGATGA